A portion of the Treponema rectale genome contains these proteins:
- a CDS encoding sigma-54-dependent transcriptional regulator yields MKFTILIIDDEKNIREGLAANFELEDYNVKTAASGEEGLEYVSKGDIDLVISDLRMNGMGGEEVLQRVTAQTPGVPVIILTGHGDVNSAVDAMRHGAYDFLLKPVDLDQLTMIVKRALENRQLRLEHQQLKKEVEDSSAFSTMIGKSSAIMKMQETIRKVAESRASVLITGESGVGKELVARAIHNYSSRKAKEMINVHCAALSETLLESELFGHEKGAFTGADHLKKGRFELAHGSTIFLDEIGEINQSVQIKILRVLQERRFERVGGEQTIEVDVRVVAATNRNLEEEVKKGRFREDLYYRLNVVHIHVPPLRERKEDIPLLIQSFLDEFNRENSKNITGLDSKAKSAMFKYDWPGNIRELRNCMESAVVMCSGDHITIDDLPPGIAKKSEGEVITVPLGQTLEETEKTVILENLAANRNNKSKTADLLGIGRKTLQRKLSEWGIDNSGE; encoded by the coding sequence ATGAAATTTACAATTCTTATTATTGACGACGAAAAAAATATTCGGGAAGGGCTTGCAGCGAATTTTGAACTGGAAGACTATAACGTAAAAACTGCGGCTTCTGGAGAAGAAGGTCTTGAGTATGTTTCAAAGGGAGACATTGACCTTGTAATCAGTGACCTCCGTATGAACGGAATGGGCGGTGAGGAAGTTCTCCAGCGGGTTACTGCCCAGACTCCAGGGGTTCCCGTTATTATTCTTACAGGTCACGGAGATGTAAATTCTGCAGTAGATGCAATGAGGCACGGAGCCTATGATTTTTTACTTAAGCCGGTAGATCTTGATCAGCTTACGATGATTGTAAAGCGTGCCCTTGAAAACCGACAGCTTCGTCTTGAGCACCAGCAGTTGAAGAAGGAAGTGGAAGATTCATCTGCTTTCAGTACTATGATCGGAAAATCCTCTGCAATAATGAAAATGCAGGAAACCATCCGTAAAGTTGCGGAAAGCAGGGCCAGCGTCCTTATCACGGGAGAAAGCGGCGTCGGAAAAGAACTTGTTGCCCGGGCAATTCATAATTATTCTTCCCGGAAAGCAAAAGAAATGATAAACGTTCATTGTGCTGCTTTAAGTGAAACCCTTTTGGAAAGCGAACTTTTCGGACATGAAAAAGGTGCGTTTACGGGAGCAGATCATTTAAAGAAAGGCCGCTTTGAACTTGCTCACGGCAGTACGATTTTTCTTGATGAAATAGGAGAAATAAACCAGAGCGTGCAGATAAAGATTCTCCGGGTGTTGCAGGAGAGGCGTTTTGAAAGAGTAGGCGGTGAGCAGACCATTGAAGTTGACGTCAGGGTTGTTGCTGCTACAAACAGAAATCTTGAAGAAGAAGTAAAAAAAGGAAGGTTTAGGGAAGATTTATATTACAGGCTGAATGTAGTTCATATTCATGTTCCACCTCTCAGGGAAAGAAAGGAAGATATTCCTCTTTTAATACAGAGTTTCCTTGATGAGTTTAACAGGGAAAATTCTAAGAATATTACTGGACTTGATTCAAAAGCCAAGTCTGCTATGTTTAAGTATGACTGGCCGGGAAATATCCGGGAACTTCGTAACTGCATGGAAAGTGCCGTGGTAATGTGTTCCGGGGATCATATTACTATTGATGATCTTCCTCCAGGCATTGCAAAAAAATCTGAGGGAGAAGTAATAACAGTTCCTTTAGGTCAGACTCTTGAGGAAACTGAAAAAACAGTCATTCTTGAAAATCTTGCAGCAAACCGTAACAATAAAAGTAAGACTGCTGATCTTCTTGGCATAGGAAGAAAAACTCTCCAGCGTAAACTTTCGGAATGGGGAATTGATAATTCAGGAGAGTAA
- a CDS encoding DnaJ domain-containing protein, which yields MYDRLGELLNETLKDGYVKSSEPQKETERFTETETQASSLKNKNGFTWPKGKKKKSSSFEKKSVESKKKVKKIFSAEAERALRLFSLDGNYTEEELKKAYKEKLNVFHPDKNKKLPIVQKVAAEKTRQVVEAFRLLSDLLNESSLK from the coding sequence ATGTATGACCGTTTGGGAGAATTATTGAATGAGACTCTTAAGGACGGCTATGTAAAGTCTTCTGAGCCGCAGAAAGAAACTGAACGGTTTACAGAAACAGAAACACAGGCCTCGTCTCTTAAAAATAAAAACGGTTTTACCTGGCCCAAAGGAAAAAAGAAAAAAAGTTCATCATTTGAAAAAAAATCTGTAGAAAGTAAAAAAAAGGTTAAGAAGATATTTTCTGCTGAAGCAGAGAGGGCATTAAGACTCTTTTCTCTTGACGGGAATTATACGGAAGAGGAATTAAAAAAAGCATATAAAGAAAAACTGAATGTATTTCATCCCGACAAGAATAAAAAACTGCCGATAGTTCAGAAAGTAGCTGCGGAAAAAACAAGACAGGTGGTGGAGGCTTTCAGGCTTTTGTCAGATCTTTTGAACGAAAGTTCTTTAAAATAA